A region of Myxococcus stipitatus DSM 14675 DNA encodes the following proteins:
- a CDS encoding GGDEF domain-containing protein: MGVRRKRVGKAGQPPTVLLVEPRADDLERTRMLLGEAGFRVVPVTRFDAAVPLFEVIRPDAVLLAAQAPDYAAMQVARRLKQLSRGSVPLLYLVDSSDAGAYQHCLEKGQCVDVAPRAGSGAELTVKLHAQLRLKAAVLRAASGEEEETALALHDPVTGLYNRPFLLALLGLEVRRCERYGGTFSVVAAEVSGWSALRKDAGRGMAERLLVYSAVALGQTVREADAVARVGESQFAVMLPGTPAEAVPVMLSRVTARFESARFQVDGRVVRTSLALGAVSFPDTVGTPHQLLNAAQQEMRRTREFRRLAGAMARVSV; the protein is encoded by the coding sequence GTGGGCGTGAGGCGCAAGCGGGTGGGGAAGGCGGGGCAGCCTCCCACCGTGCTGCTTGTCGAGCCACGGGCGGACGACCTGGAACGGACGCGGATGCTTCTGGGGGAGGCGGGCTTCAGGGTGGTTCCCGTGACGCGCTTCGACGCGGCGGTGCCCCTGTTCGAGGTCATCCGTCCCGATGCCGTCCTCCTGGCGGCCCAGGCCCCCGACTACGCGGCCATGCAGGTGGCCCGGAGGTTGAAGCAGCTCAGCCGGGGCTCCGTGCCCCTGCTCTACCTGGTGGATTCGAGCGACGCGGGTGCCTATCAACACTGTCTGGAGAAGGGGCAGTGCGTGGACGTGGCGCCCCGGGCGGGAAGTGGCGCGGAGCTGACGGTGAAGCTGCACGCGCAGCTGCGCTTGAAGGCCGCCGTGCTGCGGGCCGCCTCGGGAGAGGAGGAGGAGACGGCGCTGGCGCTGCATGACCCGGTGACGGGGCTCTACAACCGGCCCTTCCTGCTCGCGCTCCTGGGGCTGGAGGTCCGTCGGTGTGAGCGCTACGGCGGGACCTTCTCCGTGGTGGCGGCGGAAGTGAGTGGTTGGAGTGCGCTGCGCAAGGACGCCGGGCGCGGCATGGCGGAGCGGCTGCTGGTGTACAGCGCGGTGGCGCTGGGCCAGACGGTGCGCGAGGCGGACGCGGTGGCGAGGGTGGGGGAGTCCCAGTTCGCGGTGATGTTGCCGGGGACCCCCGCGGAGGCGGTGCCGGTGATGCTGTCGCGGGTGACGGCGCGCTTCGAGTCGGCGCGCTTCCAGGTGGATGGTCGGGTGGTGCGCACGTCGCTGGCCCTGGGGGCGGTGAGCTTTCCGGACACGGTGGGCACGCCCCACCAGCTCCTGAACGCGGCCCAGCAGGAGATGCGACGCACGCGTGAGTTTCGTCGACTGGCCGGGGCCATGGCCCGGGTCTCGGTTTGA
- a CDS encoding ABC transporter permease gives MDGLKETLVIWSAELRRALRSGRAVVLLGLYSMFSALVLLVVGWITREIRNAVNQQLANAGADTDAPARVAEEMRKGVLGFLSSNDTAMIEALAQVPLEVLLVFKVTLFFLPAYVALMGFDQISGEVGPRSMRYLTVRARRSSVLLGKFLSQASLLVGLVLVIDLAIFVYARIANPDFGFAAMSLNLIKFWLAAIVFSLSYVALTTLCSSLFRSPPVSLVFNFIVLFVFWLMDTVGRAVGEESALRGLRYLSPSHYASDLLHPQLTQFGISGAAYAGFATIFLLGAYGALRARDL, from the coding sequence TTGGACGGACTGAAAGAAACCCTGGTCATCTGGAGCGCCGAGCTTCGCCGGGCGCTGCGCAGTGGCCGAGCAGTGGTGTTGCTCGGGCTCTACAGCATGTTCTCCGCGCTGGTGCTGCTCGTCGTCGGCTGGATTACGCGCGAGATTCGCAACGCGGTGAATCAGCAGTTGGCGAACGCGGGCGCGGACACGGATGCCCCCGCGCGCGTCGCGGAGGAGATGCGCAAGGGCGTGCTGGGCTTCCTCTCCAGCAACGACACCGCGATGATCGAGGCGCTCGCGCAAGTGCCTCTCGAGGTGCTGCTCGTCTTCAAGGTCACCCTCTTCTTCCTGCCCGCCTACGTGGCGTTGATGGGGTTCGACCAGATCAGCGGCGAAGTGGGCCCGCGCTCCATGCGCTACCTGACGGTGCGCGCGCGGCGCTCGTCGGTACTGCTGGGCAAGTTCCTCTCGCAGGCGTCGCTGCTCGTGGGCCTGGTGCTGGTCATCGACCTGGCCATCTTCGTCTACGCGCGCATCGCCAACCCGGACTTCGGCTTCGCGGCCATGAGCCTGAACCTCATCAAGTTCTGGCTGGCCGCCATCGTCTTCTCGCTGTCGTACGTGGCCCTCACCACGCTGTGCTCCAGCCTCTTCCGGAGCCCCCCGGTGAGCCTGGTGTTCAACTTCATCGTCCTCTTCGTCTTCTGGCTGATGGACACGGTGGGCCGGGCCGTGGGCGAGGAGAGCGCGCTGCGCGGGCTGCGCTACCTGTCGCCTTCCCACTACGCGTCGGACCTGCTGCACCCGCAGCTCACCCAGTTCGGCATCAGCGGCGCGGCCTACGCGGGCTTCGCGACCATCTTCTTGTTGGGCGCCTACGGTGCTCTGCGCGCGAGGGATTTGTGA
- a CDS encoding penicillin-binding transpeptidase domain-containing protein has product MTIRRRLLSAAALCPLALLLGANGPAPEEAPPTGSPVAASSPAPSAGSLPPATTPGVAPAPVDGASATAPESSPPPSDGVVPPGTEQAAPAVVTLEPGMVPPSPVPSRLKAPPMAKLQSMPRGLDLLARAKLQGERLVVKEKDGPEQVLTVDPVLQASLTKILRDYEVPYGAAVVLEPSTGRVLALAEHSAAQPELRGLPYRAVFPAASIFKIVTGSALLEAGVTPSMEECFHGGKRRLTERNLEDTERDGACYSLALAMGKSANVIFAKLTQKHLTADALRRMAARFRFNREIAFPVPMDVSLASVPEEGFDLANTGAGFGDIYLSPLHGALMASVAANDGRWVDPVLVEPPRGSPLLPAEGERVLEPAAAQALTDMLEETVTHGTARAVFRERAFRVDNAVGKTGTLADRSPFRDYSWFVGFAPRDNPRVAVAALIVNDPKWRIRGTWLGREALRLGLQRVPAPLEVTAPAATAGTP; this is encoded by the coding sequence ATGACGATTCGCCGCCGCCTCCTGTCCGCCGCCGCGCTGTGCCCCCTCGCCCTGCTCCTGGGCGCCAACGGACCCGCGCCCGAAGAGGCTCCCCCGACGGGGAGCCCCGTGGCGGCGTCGTCCCCCGCGCCCTCCGCCGGGAGTCTCCCACCGGCCACGACCCCCGGTGTGGCTCCTGCCCCCGTGGACGGAGCGAGCGCCACCGCGCCCGAGTCCAGCCCGCCGCCCAGCGACGGCGTGGTGCCTCCTGGAACCGAGCAAGCGGCCCCGGCCGTGGTCACGCTCGAGCCCGGGATGGTGCCTCCCTCGCCGGTGCCCTCGCGGCTGAAGGCTCCGCCCATGGCGAAGCTGCAGTCCATGCCTCGCGGCCTGGACCTGCTGGCCCGCGCGAAGCTCCAGGGCGAGCGGTTGGTGGTGAAGGAGAAGGATGGCCCGGAGCAGGTGCTCACCGTGGACCCGGTGCTCCAGGCGTCGTTGACGAAGATTCTGCGCGACTACGAGGTGCCCTATGGCGCCGCCGTGGTGCTGGAGCCCTCGACGGGGCGGGTGCTGGCGCTGGCGGAGCACTCGGCGGCGCAGCCGGAGCTGCGGGGCTTGCCCTATCGCGCGGTGTTCCCCGCCGCGAGCATCTTCAAGATCGTCACTGGCAGCGCGCTGCTGGAAGCAGGTGTCACGCCGTCCATGGAGGAGTGCTTCCACGGCGGCAAGCGGCGGCTCACCGAGCGGAACCTCGAGGACACCGAGCGCGACGGGGCCTGCTATTCGCTGGCGCTCGCCATGGGCAAGAGCGCCAACGTCATCTTCGCCAAGCTGACGCAGAAGCACCTCACCGCGGACGCCCTGCGGCGCATGGCCGCGCGCTTCCGCTTCAACCGGGAGATTGCCTTCCCCGTGCCCATGGACGTGTCGCTCGCCTCCGTGCCGGAGGAGGGCTTCGACCTGGCCAACACCGGCGCGGGCTTTGGTGACATCTACCTGTCTCCGCTGCATGGCGCGCTCATGGCCTCGGTCGCGGCCAATGACGGGCGGTGGGTGGACCCGGTGCTGGTGGAGCCGCCGCGGGGCAGCCCGCTCCTGCCCGCCGAGGGCGAGCGTGTGCTGGAGCCCGCGGCCGCCCAGGCGCTCACCGACATGCTGGAGGAGACCGTCACCCACGGCACCGCGCGCGCCGTGTTCCGCGAGCGCGCCTTCCGCGTGGACAACGCCGTGGGCAAGACGGGCACCCTGGCGGACCGCAGTCCCTTCCGGGACTACTCGTGGTTCGTGGGCTTCGCGCCTCGCGACAACCCGCGCGTCGCCGTGGCCGCGCTCATCGTCAATGACCCGAAGTGGCGCATCCGGGGCACCTGGCTGGGACGCGAGGCCCTGCGCCTGGGATTGCAGCGAGTGCCCGCGCCGCTCGAGGTCACCGCGCCCGCCGCCACCGCGGGCACACCCTGA
- a CDS encoding glutaredoxin family protein has product MRVEIYSKPKCSLCDKAADIVEAVRARIPFELRLISILESPELFERWRHDIPVVVINDVPTFTLRFTEAELEARLREVQGGMSVAKCDDQSG; this is encoded by the coding sequence ATGAGAGTCGAGATCTACTCGAAACCCAAATGCAGTCTTTGCGACAAGGCGGCCGACATCGTCGAGGCCGTCCGCGCTCGCATCCCCTTCGAGCTGCGGCTCATCTCCATCCTGGAGTCCCCGGAGCTGTTCGAGCGGTGGCGTCATGACATCCCGGTGGTCGTCATCAACGATGTGCCCACCTTCACACTTCGCTTCACGGAGGCCGAGCTGGAGGCCCGGTTGCGTGAGGTCCAAGGTGGCATGTCGGTTGCTAAATGCGACGACCAGAGTGGGTAG
- a CDS encoding DsbA family protein yields the protein MKPNIIVALLVGLVLGFVGGRVYSGASPKADTKPAAQAAQANNARRPVDPTVFKVPIDGSPSRGNADALVTLVEFSDYECPFCSRANATVEKLEQDYGKKLRVVMKQNPLSFHPRAKPAALAALAAGEQGKYWEMHGKLFANQKKLDDVSLEQYARELGLDLDKWKTDLANPKFSDLIQKEQALSNQLGATGTPAFFINGRFLSGAQPIDNFKALIDEELTKAEALVKGGVPAGQVYAKIIEKGAERAAPKAAPQQPPPSVRKVDVPANSASFGPATAKVTIVEWSDFECPFCSRAVPTLQQIKKEYAKDVRVVFRHQPLSFHANAKPAAEASEAALEQGRFWEYHDKLFANQKALDRASLEKYAQELGLNVAKFKAALDSGKFRAKVEADAAAGAAVGANGTPTFFVNGREVVGAQPFDSFKRLIDEEIAKADKLLAAGTKPEELYAKLNAENVANAPAAPPAGAPAEPPVQKVGVGNSPVKGPANAPVTIVAFSDFECPFCSRVVPTLKQVEEQYAGKVKIAFRNQPLPMHPNAKPAAAAALAAHEQGKFWEMHDKLFANQRALDRTSLEKYAQELGLNVTKFKAALDSNKFGPQIDADAADANRLGASGTPTFFINGRTVVGAQPLTEFKRVIDEELKKAGAVAADRK from the coding sequence ATGAAGCCCAATATCATCGTGGCCCTGCTGGTCGGCCTCGTGCTTGGTTTCGTTGGCGGCCGCGTCTACAGCGGCGCGTCCCCGAAGGCAGACACCAAGCCGGCCGCTCAAGCAGCTCAAGCCAACAACGCGCGCCGTCCGGTAGACCCCACCGTGTTCAAGGTGCCCATCGACGGTTCCCCCAGCCGGGGCAACGCCGATGCACTTGTCACCTTGGTCGAGTTCTCCGACTACGAGTGCCCCTTCTGCAGCCGCGCCAACGCGACGGTGGAGAAGCTGGAGCAGGACTACGGCAAGAAGCTGCGCGTCGTGATGAAGCAGAACCCGCTCTCCTTCCACCCGCGCGCCAAGCCCGCGGCCCTCGCGGCCCTCGCGGCCGGTGAGCAGGGGAAGTACTGGGAGATGCACGGCAAGCTCTTCGCCAACCAGAAGAAGCTGGATGACGTGTCGCTGGAGCAGTACGCGCGCGAGCTCGGGCTGGACCTGGACAAGTGGAAGACCGACCTGGCCAACCCGAAGTTCTCCGACCTCATCCAGAAGGAGCAGGCGCTCTCCAACCAGCTGGGTGCCACGGGCACCCCGGCCTTCTTCATCAACGGCCGCTTCCTCTCCGGCGCGCAGCCCATCGACAACTTCAAGGCCCTCATCGACGAGGAGCTCACCAAGGCGGAGGCCCTGGTGAAGGGCGGCGTCCCCGCCGGCCAGGTGTACGCGAAGATCATCGAGAAGGGCGCCGAGCGCGCCGCTCCGAAGGCCGCGCCCCAGCAGCCGCCCCCGTCCGTCCGCAAGGTGGACGTCCCCGCGAACTCGGCCTCCTTCGGCCCGGCCACCGCGAAGGTGACCATCGTCGAGTGGTCCGACTTCGAGTGCCCCTTCTGCAGCCGCGCGGTCCCCACGCTGCAGCAGATCAAGAAGGAGTACGCCAAGGACGTGCGCGTGGTGTTCCGTCACCAGCCGCTGTCCTTCCACGCGAACGCGAAGCCCGCCGCCGAGGCCTCCGAGGCCGCGCTGGAGCAGGGCCGCTTCTGGGAGTACCACGACAAGCTCTTCGCCAATCAGAAGGCGCTGGACCGGGCCTCCCTGGAGAAGTACGCGCAGGAGCTGGGCCTGAATGTCGCCAAGTTCAAGGCGGCCCTGGACTCCGGCAAGTTCCGCGCGAAGGTGGAGGCGGACGCCGCCGCTGGCGCCGCGGTGGGTGCCAACGGCACGCCGACGTTCTTCGTCAACGGTCGTGAGGTGGTCGGCGCGCAGCCCTTCGACAGCTTCAAGCGGCTGATCGACGAGGAGATCGCCAAGGCCGACAAGCTGCTGGCCGCGGGCACCAAGCCCGAGGAGCTCTACGCGAAGCTGAACGCGGAGAACGTCGCCAACGCCCCGGCCGCGCCTCCCGCGGGTGCTCCCGCCGAGCCGCCGGTCCAGAAGGTGGGGGTCGGCAACTCGCCGGTGAAGGGTCCCGCGAACGCGCCCGTCACCATCGTCGCCTTCTCCGACTTCGAGTGCCCGTTCTGCAGCCGCGTGGTGCCCACGCTCAAGCAGGTCGAGGAGCAGTACGCCGGCAAGGTGAAGATTGCCTTCCGCAACCAGCCGCTGCCCATGCACCCGAACGCCAAGCCCGCCGCGGCCGCCGCCCTGGCCGCGCACGAGCAGGGCAAGTTCTGGGAGATGCACGACAAGCTCTTCGCCAACCAGCGCGCCCTGGACCGCACGTCCCTGGAGAAGTACGCGCAGGAGCTGGGCCTGAACGTCACCAAGTTCAAGGCGGCCCTGGACTCGAACAAGTTCGGTCCGCAGATTGACGCGGACGCCGCGGACGCCAACCGCCTGGGCGCCTCGGGCACCCCGACGTTCTTCATCAATGGCCGCACCGTCGTGGGCGCGCAGCCCCTGACGGAGTTCAAGCGCGTCATCGACGAGGAGCTGAAGAAGGCCGGCGCGGTGGCGGCGGACCGGAAGTAA
- a CDS encoding DUF4388 domain-containing protein produces the protein MRGLTGDFSTMPLKDLVVYLGNRRATGSLRVERGEVRKQWVLRDGQVICASSNQPREYFGQFLINMGHLTAAQLEKAFATQTQSRVFLGKVLVTSGVVPEAMVRSTLSHKFREMLLDAFHWQEGEFTFESSDTAPDIAGLDVEVDLVDIHREGEFRETAWEAIRAVFPSGATRLSVDERKLPERKPGSMDERIIQHIHDGLSIDGMARALHATDFFLYQRLYALYRLDAVKVSDEAPVPVTAAVVEEEKEDTGVIGSESSSDEVLQAAQLFLDAGNTRDGEALARRAHEMSPTAQSAALLKTAQEKLLSELRREMMDASQVPALLVAPSNLKSLQLTAPERYLLSRVDGRRDVAAIVHVSPLQELDALKFFHGFVNMGLVKLTAR, from the coding sequence ATGCGTGGGTTGACTGGTGACTTTTCGACGATGCCCCTCAAGGACCTCGTCGTCTACCTCGGGAACCGTCGAGCCACCGGCTCGCTGAGGGTGGAGCGTGGAGAGGTCCGCAAGCAATGGGTCCTCCGCGACGGCCAGGTCATCTGCGCCAGCTCCAACCAGCCCCGGGAGTATTTCGGACAATTCCTCATCAACATGGGGCACCTGACGGCCGCCCAGCTGGAGAAGGCCTTCGCCACCCAGACGCAGTCGCGCGTGTTCCTGGGGAAGGTGCTGGTGACGTCGGGGGTGGTGCCGGAGGCCATGGTGCGCTCGACGCTGAGCCACAAGTTCCGGGAGATGCTGCTGGATGCCTTCCATTGGCAGGAAGGCGAGTTCACCTTCGAGTCCTCCGACACGGCGCCCGACATCGCGGGCCTCGACGTGGAAGTGGACCTGGTGGACATCCACCGCGAGGGCGAGTTCCGGGAGACGGCGTGGGAGGCCATCCGCGCGGTGTTCCCCTCCGGCGCCACGCGGCTGTCCGTGGACGAGCGCAAGCTGCCGGAGCGCAAGCCGGGGAGCATGGATGAGCGCATCATCCAGCACATCCACGACGGACTGAGCATCGACGGCATGGCGCGGGCCCTCCACGCGACGGACTTCTTCCTCTACCAGCGGCTCTACGCGCTCTACCGGCTGGACGCGGTGAAGGTGTCCGACGAAGCCCCGGTGCCCGTCACCGCCGCCGTGGTGGAGGAGGAGAAGGAGGACACGGGCGTCATCGGCTCCGAGTCGTCCTCCGACGAAGTCCTCCAGGCCGCGCAGCTCTTCCTCGACGCGGGCAACACGCGGGACGGAGAGGCCCTCGCGCGGCGCGCGCACGAGATGTCCCCCACGGCCCAGTCCGCGGCGCTCTTGAAGACGGCGCAGGAGAAGCTCCTGTCGGAGCTGCGGCGGGAGATGATGGACGCGTCGCAGGTGCCGGCGCTGCTGGTCGCGCCGTCGAACCTGAAGAGCCTCCAGCTCACCGCGCCCGAGCGCTACCTGCTGTCGCGAGTGGACGGCCGGCGCGACGTCGCCGCCATCGTCCACGTGTCGCCGTTGCAGGAGCTGGACGCGCTCAAGTTCTTCCACGGCTTCGTGAACATGGGCCTGGTGAAGCTCACCGCGCGCTAG
- a CDS encoding RidA family protein — protein sequence MARKTLHSDEAPKAIGPYSQAVQVDSGKMTFLSGQIPLDPVTMEMVQGDVVAQAERVMLNLKAVLTAGGLDFSHVVRCTIFLTDLGDFAKVNEVYGRYFPGAPPARATVQVAALPRGSKVEIDAIAVS from the coding sequence ATGGCTCGAAAGACCCTCCACTCGGACGAGGCCCCCAAGGCCATTGGTCCGTATTCGCAGGCCGTCCAGGTGGACTCGGGGAAGATGACCTTCCTCTCCGGCCAGATTCCCCTGGACCCCGTCACCATGGAGATGGTGCAGGGCGACGTCGTCGCCCAGGCGGAGCGGGTGATGCTCAACCTGAAGGCCGTGTTGACGGCGGGCGGCCTGGACTTCAGCCACGTGGTGCGCTGCACCATCTTCCTCACGGACCTGGGTGACTTCGCCAAGGTGAATGAGGTGTACGGCCGCTACTTCCCCGGCGCGCCGCCGGCCCGCGCCACCGTGCAGGTGGCCGCGCTGCCCCGCGGCTCCAAGGTGGAGATCGACGCCATCGCCGTCTCCTGA
- a CDS encoding ABC transporter ATP-binding protein produces MSDLAIELIGITKRFGPKVAVNNVSFQVPRGAVYGLIGPNGAGKTTTFSMMCGYLYPSEGSLKVMDVDPTVPGALKGKLGALPQDAVLPASWEVGALLMYWARLSGLESPEKEAREALEQVGLMEAWNVQTQALSHGMAKRTAMAQALMGRPPLVLLDEPTAGLDPRIAAQVRQVIRDMKGKQTVVVSSHNLQELEELCDAAAILDKGLLAQAGSMSELTSQGAEFRVQIARGTVIPPELLALPDVTDARMEGEHVLVVRFGGQAKPEEVISRVVAHLLQTGVLILGVSQGRRLEDRVLQLL; encoded by the coding sequence GTGAGCGACCTGGCCATCGAGTTGATCGGCATCACCAAGCGCTTCGGCCCCAAGGTCGCGGTCAACAACGTCAGCTTCCAGGTGCCGCGCGGCGCGGTGTACGGCCTCATCGGCCCCAACGGCGCCGGGAAGACCACCACCTTCTCCATGATGTGCGGCTACCTCTACCCTTCCGAGGGCTCGCTCAAGGTCATGGACGTGGACCCGACCGTGCCCGGCGCCCTCAAGGGGAAGCTGGGCGCGCTGCCTCAGGACGCGGTGCTGCCGGCCAGCTGGGAAGTGGGCGCGCTGCTGATGTACTGGGCGCGCCTGTCCGGCCTCGAGTCCCCCGAGAAGGAGGCCCGCGAGGCGCTGGAGCAGGTGGGGCTGATGGAAGCCTGGAACGTGCAGACGCAGGCGCTCAGCCATGGCATGGCCAAGCGCACGGCCATGGCGCAGGCCCTGATGGGGCGTCCGCCGTTGGTGCTGCTGGATGAGCCCACCGCGGGCTTGGACCCGCGCATCGCCGCGCAGGTGCGTCAAGTCATCCGCGACATGAAGGGCAAGCAGACAGTCGTGGTCTCCAGCCACAACCTCCAGGAGCTGGAGGAGCTGTGCGACGCCGCGGCCATCCTCGACAAGGGATTGCTGGCGCAAGCCGGCTCCATGTCCGAGCTGACCAGCCAGGGCGCGGAGTTCCGCGTGCAAATTGCCCGTGGCACTGTGATTCCCCCGGAGCTCCTGGCGCTCCCGGACGTCACCGACGCGCGCATGGAAGGTGAGCACGTCCTGGTGGTGCGCTTCGGCGGACAGGCGAAGCCCGAGGAGGTCATCAGCCGAGTCGTGGCCCACCTCCTCCAGACGGGCGTCCTCATCCTGGGCGTCAGCCAGGGACGGCGGCTCGAGGACCGCGTTCTCCAGTTGCTCTAG
- a CDS encoding sulfurtransferase TusA family protein — MDITERVDTSGAFCPMPILEIAKVMRRLSAGALVELISTDRGLEADLPAWCDATGHELVRLERRGTSYVGFVRKVG; from the coding sequence ATGGACATCACCGAGCGCGTCGACACATCCGGGGCGTTCTGCCCCATGCCCATCCTGGAGATCGCGAAGGTGATGAGGCGCTTGTCCGCCGGGGCGCTCGTGGAGCTCATCTCCACGGATCGCGGCCTGGAGGCGGACCTCCCCGCCTGGTGTGATGCGACAGGCCACGAGCTCGTCCGCCTGGAGCGCAGAGGGACGAGCTACGTCGGCTTTGTCCGCAAGGTGGGGTGA
- a CDS encoding sigma-54-dependent transcriptional regulator, with product MDRIAVLVVDDEESVRTFLSELLGGAGYQVRCASSGAQALEMLAGGSFDAVLLDVVMPEMSGLEVLRRYRGQGGTAPVVVLSGLTGADDAVRAMKMGASDYLSKPLGNDDLQDALARALGARAPERQAVVQGLGPRPVVDTAADARVLISTSPAMRRARALVERIANENVPVLLLGESGTGKEVIAREIHARSQRRGRPFIKVNCAALPGELLESELFGHERGAFTGATAEKPGKFELADEGTIFLDEIGEMAIRLQAKLLQVLQDEEFFRVGGKKSVRVDSRVVVATNRDLEKEIALGNFREDLYYRLNVVAIRLPPLRERREDVVPLTDHFLKKYGRQYITGVSELPTEVLQAFADYDWPGNVRELENMVRRLCVLKDPTLVLDELHAEGRAPASAPSLPTAYGGDDGGYSSPGRSMEETGRVPSVPSAQVLEMPARASGAVSSVGSVSPAAHVAPPEPVNSVIPAPRYVNPFDVPQPPPPPPPSGELSLKDIGKRAAMLAEREAILAMLQRTAWNKRRAAGKLRISYKALLYKIKECGIIDPRASAEL from the coding sequence ATGGATCGGATCGCGGTGCTGGTGGTGGATGACGAGGAGTCGGTTCGCACCTTCCTGTCCGAGCTGCTGGGAGGCGCGGGGTATCAGGTCCGCTGTGCGTCGAGCGGTGCGCAGGCGCTGGAGATGCTCGCGGGCGGCTCCTTCGACGCGGTGCTGCTCGACGTGGTGATGCCGGAGATGAGCGGCCTGGAGGTGCTCCGGCGCTACCGGGGACAGGGGGGCACCGCGCCCGTGGTGGTGCTCAGCGGCCTGACGGGCGCGGATGACGCCGTGCGGGCCATGAAGATGGGCGCCAGCGACTACCTCTCCAAGCCGCTGGGCAATGACGACCTGCAGGACGCGCTGGCGCGGGCCTTGGGCGCGCGCGCTCCGGAGCGGCAGGCCGTGGTCCAGGGGTTGGGGCCTCGTCCCGTGGTGGACACGGCGGCGGATGCGCGGGTGCTCATCTCCACGTCCCCCGCGATGCGTCGGGCGCGGGCCCTGGTGGAGCGCATCGCGAACGAGAACGTCCCGGTGCTGCTGCTGGGCGAGTCCGGCACGGGCAAGGAGGTCATCGCGCGGGAGATCCACGCACGCAGCCAGCGCCGAGGCCGGCCCTTCATCAAGGTGAACTGCGCGGCGCTGCCCGGTGAGTTGCTGGAGAGCGAGCTGTTCGGCCACGAGCGCGGCGCCTTCACCGGTGCCACCGCGGAGAAGCCCGGCAAGTTCGAGCTGGCGGACGAAGGCACCATCTTCCTGGATGAGATTGGCGAGATGGCCATCCGGCTCCAGGCGAAGCTGCTCCAGGTGCTCCAGGACGAAGAGTTCTTCCGCGTGGGCGGCAAGAAGAGCGTGCGCGTGGACAGCCGCGTGGTGGTGGCCACCAACCGCGACCTGGAGAAGGAGATCGCGCTGGGCAACTTCCGCGAGGACCTCTACTACCGCCTCAACGTGGTGGCCATCCGCCTGCCGCCCCTGCGCGAGCGGCGCGAGGACGTGGTGCCGCTGACCGACCACTTCCTCAAGAAGTACGGCCGCCAGTACATCACCGGCGTCTCCGAGCTCCCGACGGAAGTACTGCAGGCCTTCGCCGACTACGACTGGCCGGGCAATGTGCGCGAGCTGGAGAACATGGTGCGCCGGCTGTGCGTGCTGAAGGACCCGACGCTGGTGCTCGACGAGCTCCACGCGGAAGGGCGAGCCCCGGCGAGCGCGCCGTCCTTGCCCACGGCGTATGGCGGGGATGATGGGGGTTACTCCAGTCCGGGGCGCTCGATGGAGGAGACGGGCCGCGTCCCCTCCGTGCCCTCCGCGCAGGTGCTGGAGATGCCTGCCCGGGCGTCCGGTGCGGTGTCGTCCGTGGGCTCCGTTTCGCCCGCGGCGCATGTCGCGCCTCCGGAGCCGGTGAACTCCGTCATCCCGGCGCCGCGCTACGTCAATCCGTTCGACGTGCCCCAGCCGCCTCCGCCGCCGCCTCCCTCGGGAGAGCTGTCGCTGAAGGACATCGGCAAGCGCGCGGCGATGCTGGCCGAGCGCGAGGCCATCCTCGCGATGCTCCAGCGCACGGCGTGGAACAAGCGGCGCGCGGCGGGCAAGCTGCGCATCAGCTACAAGGCGCTGCTCTACAAAATCAAGGAGTGCGGCATCATCGACCCGCGCGCCAGCGCCGAGCTGTAG